A window from Schistosoma haematobium chromosome 1, whole genome shotgun sequence encodes these proteins:
- a CDS encoding hypothetical protein (EggNog:ENOG410VBBH~COG:Z) gives MKSNPDSPIISISPRHYIHVLNLNTHVTSLVVGPKTYVCQQDEKIVLGPEELTVVPTMMYCVIRNPVITDKDGVPVVDKYGQVKVRMGDEEYRFAQDPFPLYPGEALKDIVRPLPVVLPNSALRLRAVSDFEDGNVNRIAGEEWLFEGPGTYYPRKEVEIIKCEQAKVILVNSALVMEATKDCVDRGGVPRVYGERWLVTTPGAYLPGVCEQIVDERKAITLTDRRAICVKAVKSHCDKFGKYRKAGEEWLITHEDAEYHICSALEEFVKEVDVTILRVHQFCVVVNPWDENGVPQLGRKLLVRGEKSFFLRPGEYLETGVQDAYILQNDEGLILRAKEQFVDDICGDAISEGDSVKQKCIRRPGDRWMLRGPIEYIPPVEVDVIDRRDVIPLDCNEGIYVRNMQTGQVRAVIGEAYMLNQDEELWEKKLPPEVVQLLESNIDPFADRGVRSSPDSVNRLDPTRVVTFRVPHNAAVQIYDYKNKRARVEFGPNLAMLGPDEQFTRLSLSGGKPKKPNVIKSLCLLLGPDFCTDVVIVETADHARLSLQLSYNWVFDVSPSCSAADAAKLFSVPDFVGDACKAIASRVRGTVASVQFDDFHKHSSRIIRASVFGLDEAGKVRDRIVFPQNNLHITSVDVQSVEPVDQRTRDSLQKSVQLAIEITTNSQEAAARHEAERLEQEARGRLERQRIEDEAAAEQARRNLLEIRVQLAALESSSQAKAEAESRAEANRISSQAAVEEAKLRAEALSIETNAELERLKLARAAEIAYIKEKNELALKYKEDETEIEKSRFISMVNALGADTLRAMATAESDHNLSMLNALGLQSTLITDGTTPVNLLTTAHGLIGSVFEGSSRKRASEVSGNVDGK, from the exons ATGAAGTCTAATCCAGACTCACCGATTATTTCAATCAGTCCGAGGCATTATATTCATGTGCTAAACTTGAATACTCATGTCACCTCACTTGTTGTTGGACCTAAAACATATGTTTGCCAACAGGATGAAAA GATTGTTCTCGGACCTGAGGAACTAACTGTCGTCCCGACGATGATGTACTGTGTGATTCGAAACCCTGTTATAACAGACAAAGATGGTGTTCCAGTAGTCGATAAATATGGACAGGTTAAAGTTCGAATGGGTGACGAGGAGTACCGTTTCGCCCAAGACCCTTTCCCATTGTATCCAGGTGAAGCTTTAAAGGATATCGTTAGGCCTCTACCTGTTGTTCTGCCAAACTCGGCACTCAGATTACGAGCCGTTTCGGATTTCGAAGATGGAAACGTTAATCGAATAGCTGGAGAGGAATGGTTGTTTGAAGGACCTG GTACCTATTACCCTAGAAAAGAGGTTGAAATCATAAAATGCGAGCAAGCCAAAGTAATTCTTGTCAACTCTGCTCTTGTAATGGAGGCCACGAAAGACTGCGTCGATCGAGGTGGTGTTCCTCGTGTTTACGGTGAACGATGGTTAGTGACGACACCAGGTGCATACCTCCCTGGTGTCTGTGAGCAAATTGTCGACGAACGCAAAGCGATTACACTAACAGACAGA cGAGCGATATGTGTCAAAGCTGTTAAGTCTCATTGTGACAAGTTCGGGAAATATCGCAAAGCTGGTGAAGAGTGGTTAATTACACATGAAGATGCGGAGTATCACATTTGCAGCGCACTTGAGGAGTTTGTGAAAGAGGTTGATGTTACAATCCTACGTGTCCATCAGTTTTGTGTGGTAGTCAACCCTTGGGATGAGAACGGTGTTCCTCAGTTAGGGAGAAAATTATTAGTACGTGGTGAGAAGTCATTCTTTCTGAGACCAGGAGAGTATTTGGAAACGGGAGTTCAAGATGCTTATATTTTGCAGAACGACGAAGGCCTTATTCTTCGAGCTAAAGAACAGTTTGTTGACGATATATGTGGGGACGCTATATCTGAGGGGGACTCTGTAAAGCAGAAATGT ATACGTCGTCCTGGTGATCGGTGGATGTTACGTGGACCCATCGAATACATACCTCCTGTTGAAGTGGATGTGATAGACCGTCGTGATGTAATTCCTCTCGATTGTAATGAAGGGATCTATGTTCGTAATATGCAAACAGGACAAGTTCGTGCTGTTATTGGTGAAGCTTATATGTTAAATCAAGATGAAGAATTATGGGAGAAGAAACTCCCACCCGAGGTTGTTCAGTTGCTGGAAAGTAATATTGACCCATTTGCTGACCGCGGAGTTCGATCTTCTCCAGATTCAGTTAACCGTCTTGACCCAACTCGTGTAGTTACTTTCCGTGTTCCACACAATGCTGCAGTTCAAATTTATgactataaaaataaaagggcAAGAGTCGAGTTTGGACCAAATTTAGCTATGTTAGGACCGGATGAACAATTTACTCGTTTGAGCCTGAGTGGTGGGAAACCGAAGAAACCGAATGTGATTAAAAGTCTATGTTTACTGTTAGGTCCAGATTTTTGTACCGATGTTGTAATTGTTGAAACTGCGGACCATGCTCGCTTGTCTTTGCAACTATCGTACAATTGGGTGTTCGATGTCTCTCCATCATGCAGTGCAGCCGATGCTGCTAAGTTATTTTCAGTACCTGATTTTGTTGGAGATGCTTGTAAAGCTATTGCATCTCGTGTTCGTGGCACTGTTGCATCTGTCCAATTCGATGATTTTCATAAG CACTCATCACGAATTATTCGTGCCTCCGTATTCGGATTGGATGAAGCTGGAAAGGTTCGGGATCGAATAGTTTTTCCTCAAAATAACCTGCATATTACAAGCGTGGATGTACAGTCTGTGGAGCCAGTGGATCAACGAACTCGGGATTCGTTGCAGAAGTCAGTCCAACTTGCCATTGAGATAACGACCAATTCGCAAGAGGCAGCTGCACG TCACGAAGCGGAAAGACTCGAACAGGAAGCCAGAGGTCGGTTAGAGCGTCAAAGAATTGAGGATGAAGCGGCTGCTGAACAAGCCAGGCGTAATTTGCTTGAAATCCGAGTGCAACTGGCTGCACTGGAAAGTAGTAGTCAAGCGAAGGCCGAAGCAGAGAGTCGAGCTGAGGCGAATCGTATTTCCAGTCAAGCTGCAGTGGAAGAAGCTAAACTTCGAGCAGAAGCCTTATCTATTGAAACG AATGCAGAATTAGAAAGACTCAAATTGGCTCGAGCTGCAGAGATCGCCTATATCAAGGAAAAGAATGAATTAGCTCTAAAGTATAAGGAAGACGAAACAGAAATCGAGAAATCGCGTTTCATTTCAATGGTGAATGCATTAGGTGCAGATACACTACGTGCAATGGCAACAGCCGAATCAGACCATAATCTGAGCATGTTGAACGCTTTGGGCCTACAAAGTACATTAATTACAGATGGGACGACACCAGTGAATTTGTTAACTACCGCTCATGGTTTAATTGGTTCAGTGTTTGAAGGTTCTTCTCGTAAACGTGCTTCAGAGGTTTCAGGCAACGTAGATGGAAAATGA